A genomic segment from Flavobacterium inviolabile encodes:
- a CDS encoding FUSC family membrane protein has product MLYQIRKFIDSTNFTNAIKVTLAAVIPFLALANLGYFNIGFTVALGAILAFPSDIHGNLKHKINGLLVAVLLAAGCTLLISACSSHPWILYPVMAFSLFFLSMLSAYGQRANLVSFSGLIAIALAFSHDYKGWDLIVHSTWIAAGGLFYILISLLFYFIRPKRYVELLTVDCIRLTSKYLKLRGDLWNIDANKSKIIEKQLHLQVEINTIHENLREFLIGAQSSSSNSNHNRKMLIVFTTMVDILELALSTSFDYDKLHKKFAAHQKVLATYQNLAYNLAASLKKIAKSIENGSKYTSRHSLQEDLEALERVIANYEKTLGKENAYEGVLMLTNMLHYAERQIEKIKTLERVFSGSININLQDYKNRNKDIEKFLTPQNYRWNTLVENLSFSSTFFRHALRMTITLLLGYIIGRFLPFQNVYWILLTIVVIMRPGYGLTKQRSIERILGTVIGGVIAFGFLYITNNHTALGVLSIISMLLGFTFSNTNYKIGATFVTMYVIFIYGILTPNVNEVIQYRILDTLVGAVLSFTASYLLWPSWEFLNVRTFLEKAIAANRDYLKEIAVFYNQKGEVTTSYKLARKHAFIEIGNLMASFQRMIQEPKSKQRQKSQVFKLAVLNHTLLSSLASIGTYVQSHKTTKASEAFNIVVNTVVRNLDQAIAILNNKKDIVSLTEDEKKRLEISFSELKSIRARELHEAVTDDEDFRLQLEESQLVIEQLIWLTNLSENILKAIITLKQQ; this is encoded by the coding sequence ATGCTATATCAAATCAGAAAATTCATAGACAGCACCAATTTCACCAATGCCATAAAAGTAACGCTTGCCGCCGTAATCCCGTTTTTAGCTTTAGCCAATCTGGGGTATTTCAATATCGGTTTTACCGTTGCTTTGGGTGCCATACTCGCTTTCCCCAGTGATATTCACGGTAATTTAAAACACAAAATCAACGGTTTACTCGTCGCTGTTTTATTAGCCGCCGGATGTACTTTGCTCATCAGCGCCTGCAGTTCGCACCCGTGGATATTGTATCCGGTCATGGCTTTTTCGCTCTTTTTCCTTTCGATGTTATCAGCTTACGGCCAGCGTGCCAACCTGGTTTCGTTTTCGGGTTTAATTGCAATAGCCCTGGCTTTCAGCCATGATTACAAAGGCTGGGATCTGATCGTACACAGTACCTGGATTGCTGCCGGAGGGTTGTTTTATATTCTTATTTCCCTGCTTTTCTATTTTATACGGCCCAAACGTTATGTTGAATTACTGACGGTTGATTGTATCCGGCTGACATCAAAATACCTGAAACTGCGAGGGGATTTGTGGAATATTGATGCCAATAAATCCAAGATCATTGAGAAACAGCTGCACCTGCAGGTAGAGATCAATACCATACACGAGAATCTGCGGGAGTTTTTAATTGGTGCGCAAAGCAGTTCCAGTAACTCCAATCACAACCGGAAAATGCTGATTGTTTTTACCACCATGGTGGATATCCTGGAATTAGCGCTTTCGACTTCTTTTGATTACGACAAGCTGCATAAAAAATTTGCTGCCCACCAAAAGGTACTGGCTACTTACCAAAACCTGGCGTATAATCTTGCTGCCAGCCTGAAAAAAATTGCAAAAAGCATCGAAAACGGCTCAAAATACACTTCCCGGCATTCGTTACAGGAAGACCTTGAAGCGCTGGAACGCGTCATTGCCAATTATGAAAAAACGCTTGGTAAGGAAAATGCCTACGAAGGTGTTTTAATGCTCACCAACATGCTGCATTATGCCGAAAGACAGATTGAAAAGATCAAGACACTGGAACGGGTTTTCTCCGGTTCCATCAATATTAATCTCCAGGATTATAAAAACCGGAATAAGGACATTGAAAAATTCTTAACGCCGCAAAATTACCGCTGGAATACTTTAGTGGAAAACCTGAGTTTTTCCTCTACTTTTTTCCGCCATGCGCTTCGTATGACCATTACACTGCTGCTGGGCTATATTATCGGCCGTTTTCTTCCGTTTCAGAATGTTTACTGGATATTGTTAACAATAGTGGTTATCATGCGTCCCGGATATGGACTGACGAAACAGCGGTCTATTGAACGTATTCTGGGAACCGTTATCGGCGGGGTGATTGCTTTCGGCTTTTTATACATAACGAACAATCATACTGCTTTAGGGGTTTTATCGATTATTTCGATGCTGCTGGGCTTCACTTTTTCGAATACGAATTATAAGATTGGCGCCACTTTTGTGACCATGTATGTGATTTTTATTTACGGGATACTAACGCCCAATGTGAACGAAGTGATCCAATACCGTATTTTAGATACTCTGGTAGGCGCGGTACTTTCGTTTACGGCAAGTTACCTGCTATGGCCTTCATGGGAGTTTTTAAATGTGCGTACTTTTCTGGAAAAGGCAATTGCGGCAAACAGGGATTACCTGAAAGAAATTGCCGTTTTTTACAATCAGAAAGGGGAAGTTACCACTTCGTATAAACTCGCCCGAAAGCATGCTTTTATTGAGATCGGGAACCTTATGGCTTCATTCCAGCGTATGATACAGGAGCCCAAATCGAAACAACGGCAGAAATCGCAGGTTTTTAAGCTGGCGGTACTGAATCACACGTTGCTGTCTTCGCTTGCTTCCATAGGGACTTATGTACAATCCCACAAAACAACCAAAGCTTCCGAAGCCTTTAATATCGTGGTGAATACCGTGGTGCGGAATCTGGATCAGGCGATAGCGATACTGAACAATAAAAAAGATATTGTTTCCTTAACGGAAGATGAAAAGAAACGCCTGGAAATCAGCTTTTCAGAATTAAAAAGCATCCGGGCCAGGGAACTGCACGAAGCCGTTACGGATGATGAAGATTTCCGCCTGCAGCTGGAAGAATCCCAGCTGGTTATCGAGCAGCTGATCTGGCTGACCAATCTGTCGGAAAACATTTTAAAAGCAATTATCACGTTAAAACAACAATAA
- a CDS encoding malate:quinone oxidoreductase, with protein sequence MTTTTHKTEADVVLIGAGIMSATLGLLLKELQPNLKIEIFERLDVAAAESSDAWNNAGTGHSAFCELNYTPELEDGSVETKKAVKIVESFEVSRQFWAYLVEKGLLNNPESFIRSVPHMSFVWGERNVKYLKNRYQELQKYHLFKGMEYTEDASQIKEWAPLIMEGRKGAKKLAATSMKIGTDVNFGALTRSIFSYLQTLEGVKMHFHHEVKDLKKYEDGTWKVKVKDLENGGKKRVKAKFIFIGAGGGSLLLLEKANIPEGDGFGGFPVSGQWLKCINPEIIEKHQAKVYGKASVGAPPMSVPHIDTRMIDGQKALLFGPYAGFSTKFLKNGSYFDLAQSIKLNNIKPMLSAGMKNIPLTKYLIDQVFQSSEDRMKALKEYLPDAKKEDWVLENAGQRVQVIKKDKQGRGVLEFGTEVVNAADGSLAVLLGASPGASTTVSIMLDLIGRCFPEQLATTEWQHKLKEMIPSYGLSLNDNPELADTLRVHTAKILKLENNITVNA encoded by the coding sequence ATGACTACTACGACACACAAAACTGAGGCTGATGTGGTTTTAATAGGAGCAGGAATAATGAGCGCAACATTAGGACTACTACTGAAAGAACTGCAACCAAACTTAAAAATTGAAATTTTTGAACGTTTAGATGTCGCTGCTGCCGAAAGCTCGGATGCATGGAACAATGCAGGAACAGGACACTCAGCGTTTTGTGAATTAAACTACACACCGGAACTGGAAGACGGTTCGGTAGAAACCAAAAAAGCCGTTAAGATTGTTGAATCTTTTGAAGTTTCAAGACAATTTTGGGCCTACCTGGTAGAAAAAGGATTACTCAACAATCCGGAAAGTTTTATCAGAAGCGTTCCCCACATGAGTTTTGTATGGGGAGAAAGAAATGTAAAATACCTTAAAAACCGTTATCAGGAACTTCAGAAATACCACCTTTTCAAAGGAATGGAATATACGGAAGATGCCAGTCAGATTAAAGAATGGGCACCGCTGATCATGGAAGGGCGTAAAGGAGCTAAAAAACTTGCCGCTACTTCAATGAAAATCGGAACCGATGTTAATTTCGGGGCATTAACCCGAAGCATATTCAGCTATCTGCAAACACTGGAAGGTGTGAAAATGCATTTCCACCACGAAGTAAAAGACCTGAAAAAATATGAAGACGGTACCTGGAAAGTAAAAGTAAAAGACCTGGAAAACGGGGGTAAAAAACGCGTAAAAGCGAAATTTATCTTTATCGGAGCCGGAGGAGGATCGTTATTGCTGCTTGAAAAAGCCAATATTCCGGAAGGCGACGGATTTGGAGGTTTCCCTGTTAGCGGACAATGGTTGAAATGCATCAACCCGGAAATAATCGAAAAACACCAGGCAAAAGTATACGGAAAAGCCTCTGTTGGCGCACCGCCAATGTCGGTACCGCATATCGATACCCGAATGATTGACGGGCAGAAAGCCTTGTTATTCGGACCCTATGCCGGATTTTCGACTAAATTCCTGAAAAACGGATCGTATTTTGATTTGGCACAGTCCATTAAACTGAATAATATTAAACCGATGCTTTCTGCCGGAATGAAAAACATTCCGTTGACCAAATACCTGATCGATCAGGTGTTCCAGTCTTCTGAAGACAGGATGAAAGCCTTGAAAGAATACTTACCGGATGCTAAAAAAGAAGACTGGGTATTGGAAAATGCCGGTCAGCGTGTACAGGTAATTAAAAAAGACAAGCAGGGACGTGGCGTGTTGGAATTCGGAACAGAAGTGGTTAATGCTGCCGATGGTTCATTAGCCGTATTGCTTGGCGCTTCTCCGGGTGCTTCTACCACCGTGTCGATCATGCTGGATCTGATAGGACGTTGTTTTCCGGAACAACTGGCAACAACCGAATGGCAGCATAAACTAAAGGAGATGATTCCTTCTTATGGTTTGTCGCTGAATGATAATCCGGAATTAGCCGATACCTTAAGAGTACATACCGCTAAAATCCTGAAACTGGAAAACAATATAACTGTAAATGCGTAG
- the ruvX gene encoding Holliday junction resolvase RuvX: MPRIVAIDYGQKRTGIAVTDELQIIASGLTSIPSAEVIPFLKDYFSKENVIKVLIGEPIQMNGQPSESTPVIEAFVAKFTAAFPDMKVERVDERFTSKMAFQTMIDSGLKKKQRQNKGLIDEISATIMLRDYLSRKMI, encoded by the coding sequence ATGCCGAGAATTGTAGCGATAGATTACGGACAGAAAAGAACAGGAATTGCAGTTACCGACGAACTGCAGATTATTGCCTCGGGCTTAACCTCCATCCCGTCAGCCGAAGTGATTCCTTTCTTAAAAGACTATTTTTCGAAAGAAAATGTAATCAAAGTACTCATTGGAGAACCGATACAAATGAACGGTCAGCCTTCCGAAAGTACGCCCGTAATAGAGGCTTTTGTCGCTAAATTTACGGCTGCTTTTCCCGATATGAAGGTGGAAAGGGTAGACGAACGTTTTACTTCAAAAATGGCTTTTCAGACCATGATCGACAGCGGACTTAAAAAGAAACAGCGTCAGAATAAGGGCTTGATTGATGAGATTTCCGCAACAATTATGCTTAGAGATTATCTATCTCGAAAAATGATTTAG
- a CDS encoding class I SAM-dependent methyltransferase, whose protein sequence is MKDNFSKMAVEYAAYRPEYPKEIIDYIVSFATHKKQALDIATGNGQLAKKLAKHFEQVAAIDISEKQLKNAAKVPNLAYSIQPAEQTTFQDKQFDLITVAQAVHWFDFSRFNREIYRVLKNDGIFAVLGYALLKTNPHTDAIIKRLYKDILGGYWDKERAYIDNNYSTIPFPYDEIKTKSFENHVTWEFEALIGYLETWSAVQHYKDKNNTNPIALIREDLKTSWEKSDKKVTFPLLLRIGKLQKTL, encoded by the coding sequence ATGAAAGACAATTTTTCCAAAATGGCAGTAGAATATGCTGCTTACAGACCGGAATATCCAAAGGAAATTATTGATTACATTGTTTCATTTGCTACCCATAAAAAACAGGCGCTTGATATAGCCACCGGCAACGGACAACTGGCAAAAAAACTGGCAAAACATTTTGAACAGGTAGCGGCTATCGACATTAGTGAGAAACAACTGAAAAATGCCGCAAAAGTTCCCAATCTGGCATATAGTATACAGCCGGCCGAACAAACAACATTCCAGGACAAACAATTCGACCTGATAACGGTGGCCCAGGCAGTGCACTGGTTCGATTTCAGCCGCTTTAACAGGGAGATTTACCGTGTGCTGAAAAATGACGGCATCTTTGCGGTTTTGGGATATGCGTTGCTAAAAACCAACCCGCACACGGATGCCATTATTAAAAGGCTCTATAAAGACATACTGGGCGGCTACTGGGATAAAGAACGGGCTTATATTGATAACAATTACAGCACAATACCGTTTCCTTATGACGAGATTAAGACAAAATCTTTTGAGAATCACGTAACCTGGGAATTTGAGGCGCTGATTGGCTATCTTGAAACCTGGTCGGCAGTACAGCATTATAAAGATAAAAACAATACGAACCCGATAGCACTCATTCGGGAAGACCTTAAAACATCGTGGGAGAAAAGCGATAAAAAAGTTACTTTTCCCTTACTTTTGCGAATAGGAAAATTACAGAAAACCCTTTAA
- a CDS encoding DMT family transporter — protein MNWILIIIAGLFEVGFASCLGKAKEATGNAAIMWYSGFVICLTVSMLLLIKATQTLPIGTAYAVWTGIGAVGTVLVGIIFFKEQADFWRIFFICTLIGSIIGLKYVSH, from the coding sequence ATGAACTGGATTTTAATCATTATTGCGGGACTTTTTGAAGTAGGATTTGCTTCATGTCTGGGAAAAGCCAAAGAAGCAACCGGAAATGCAGCCATTATGTGGTATTCCGGATTTGTGATCTGTTTAACCGTTAGCATGCTGCTGCTTATTAAAGCCACACAAACCCTGCCTATCGGGACCGCTTATGCCGTTTGGACGGGAATAGGAGCAGTAGGAACCGTTTTAGTCGGCATTATTTTCTTTAAGGAACAGGCAGATTTCTGGAGAATCTTCTTTATCTGTACCCTGATCGGATCGATTATCGGTTTAAAGTATGTATCCCATTAA
- a CDS encoding Crp/Fnr family transcriptional regulator, with product MTAKEILQSIHPLPEKALHKILERLSEVHYPKGHYLIESNKTENDIYFIKEGMARAFCYNNDTEVTFWFGKEGDVVLSFNSYIFNKPGYETIELLEASRLYHIKATELKELYQEDIDIANWGRRLSEYELVKTEERLISRQFKSALERYEELIKGDPSLLNRVSLGNIASYLGVTQVTLSRIRAEIR from the coding sequence ATGACAGCAAAAGAAATACTACAGTCCATTCATCCGTTGCCGGAAAAAGCACTGCATAAAATTTTAGAACGCCTTTCGGAAGTACACTATCCCAAAGGGCATTATTTAATTGAAAGCAACAAAACGGAAAACGATATTTACTTTATAAAAGAAGGAATGGCGCGGGCATTTTGCTATAATAACGATACCGAAGTTACCTTCTGGTTCGGGAAAGAAGGCGATGTCGTATTGTCGTTTAACAGCTATATTTTTAACAAACCGGGCTATGAAACGATAGAACTTCTGGAAGCTTCCAGGCTTTACCATATCAAGGCAACGGAGCTGAAAGAACTCTATCAGGAAGATATTGATATTGCCAACTGGGGCAGGAGGCTTTCGGAATATGAACTGGTTAAAACCGAAGAAAGGCTCATTTCCCGGCAGTTTAAATCGGCGTTGGAACGCTATGAAGAACTGATAAAAGGTGATCCGTCCCTTTTGAACCGGGTTTCTTTGGGGAACATTGCTTCCTATCTGGGCGTAACTCAGGTAACTTTAAGCCGGATCCGTGCCGAAATAAGATGA
- a CDS encoding AIR synthase related protein encodes MSSDTSKRYSLRGVSAAKEDVHNAIKNIDKGLFPKAFCKIVPDYLTNDQDYCLIMHADGAGTKSSLAYLYWKETGDTTVWKGIAQDALIMNIDDLLCVGATDNIMLSSTIGRNKNLIPGEVISAIINGTEELIEELKTFGVTIHSTGGETADVGDLVRTLIVDSTVTARMKRSDVIDNANIKAGDVIVGLASFGQAKYEKSYNGGMGSNGLTSARHDVFHKYLAAKYPESFDASVPEELVYSGNVKLTDAVKDAPIDAGKLVLSPTRTYAPVIKKILEKYTANEIHGMVHCSGGAQTKILHFIDNLHVIKDNLFPVPPLFKLIQEQSKTDWKEMYQVFNCGHRMEVYVPAAIAEDIIAISKSFDIDARIVGRVEESEHKKLTINSEYGQFEY; translated from the coding sequence ATGAGTTCCGATACTAGTAAACGTTACAGTTTGAGAGGCGTTTCTGCCGCAAAAGAAGATGTGCATAACGCCATTAAAAACATTGATAAAGGGCTTTTTCCAAAAGCTTTCTGTAAAATTGTTCCCGACTATCTTACCAACGACCAGGATTACTGCCTTATCATGCATGCCGATGGTGCCGGTACCAAATCGTCCCTGGCTTACCTGTATTGGAAAGAAACCGGTGATACTACCGTTTGGAAAGGAATTGCACAGGATGCCCTGATCATGAATATTGACGACCTGTTATGCGTGGGGGCAACAGACAACATCATGCTGTCGTCTACCATTGGCAGAAATAAAAACCTGATTCCGGGTGAGGTTATTTCGGCAATCATTAACGGTACCGAAGAATTAATAGAAGAATTAAAAACATTTGGTGTAACCATTCATTCTACAGGCGGGGAAACAGCCGATGTGGGCGATTTGGTTCGCACACTGATAGTGGATTCTACCGTAACGGCAAGAATGAAACGCTCGGATGTTATCGATAATGCAAACATCAAAGCAGGCGATGTAATCGTAGGATTAGCCTCTTTTGGTCAGGCAAAATATGAGAAATCCTATAACGGCGGCATGGGCAGCAACGGACTGACCTCGGCCCGTCATGATGTTTTCCATAAATACCTGGCAGCTAAATATCCGGAAAGTTTCGACGCTTCTGTTCCGGAAGAACTGGTATATTCCGGTAATGTTAAACTAACGGATGCTGTAAAAGACGCGCCTATTGATGCCGGAAAACTGGTTTTATCACCAACGCGTACGTATGCACCGGTCATTAAAAAGATTTTAGAAAAATATACGGCAAACGAAATCCACGGTATGGTACACTGTAGCGGAGGAGCACAGACCAAAATATTACATTTTATTGATAACCTTCACGTAATCAAAGACAATCTGTTTCCGGTTCCGCCGCTGTTTAAACTAATTCAGGAGCAGTCCAAAACCGATTGGAAAGAAATGTACCAGGTTTTCAACTGCGGGCACCGTATGGAAGTATATGTTCCGGCAGCAATTGCCGAAGATATTATTGCCATTTCAAAATCATTCGACATCGATGCCAGAATTGTAGGAAGGGTAGAAGAATCCGAACATAAAAAACTGACGATTAATAGCGAATACGGACAATTCGAATATTAA
- a CDS encoding OmpA family protein, producing the protein MKPFVLLLFVALFGGTTFAQESVAVYFESNKHELNKKELLRLEEWMHKNKTSKIVAINGFTDEDGTNSYNDTLAQKRVTYVFNTVRHTVRTRDDFKTRSFGESHKQSKIKAENRKVMIHYIEAKDLSRENEILGIKPVTEIKRVDVPADAPLALKVKHALVGDKLKLENLNFYENTFAILPDSRPKMFELLEIMKSNPKLRIQIQGHICCMPNDRADLSTKRAKAIRLFLEANGIDKTRATFKGFGSTQPINPLPEKNEEERAANRRVEIEIIEN; encoded by the coding sequence ATGAAACCATTCGTATTACTGCTTTTCGTTGCTTTATTTGGCGGAACAACTTTTGCACAGGAATCTGTTGCGGTGTATTTTGAAAGTAATAAACACGAACTCAATAAAAAAGAACTGCTGCGGCTGGAAGAATGGATGCATAAAAACAAAACGTCCAAAATTGTAGCCATCAACGGATTTACCGATGAGGACGGTACGAATAGTTATAACGACACCTTAGCCCAGAAAAGAGTTACGTATGTTTTCAATACGGTCCGGCATACGGTCAGAACAAGAGACGATTTTAAGACCAGAAGCTTCGGGGAAAGCCACAAGCAGTCTAAAATAAAAGCCGAAAACAGGAAAGTCATGATTCATTATATTGAAGCAAAAGACCTGTCCCGTGAAAATGAAATACTGGGAATCAAACCGGTAACCGAAATTAAAAGAGTAGACGTTCCGGCCGATGCGCCGCTGGCATTAAAAGTAAAGCATGCTTTGGTGGGCGATAAACTCAAACTGGAAAACCTTAATTTCTACGAAAATACCTTTGCCATACTGCCGGATTCGCGGCCCAAAATGTTTGAATTGCTGGAGATCATGAAAAGCAATCCGAAACTCCGCATTCAGATCCAGGGACATATCTGCTGCATGCCTAATGACAGAGCCGATTTGTCGACCAAACGCGCCAAAGCCATCCGCCTGTTTCTGGAAGCAAACGGTATCGATAAAACCAGAGCCACCTTTAAAGGATTTGGCAGTACGCAGCCCATTAATCCGCTGCCGGAAAAAAACGAAGAAGAAAGAGCAGCAAACAGAAGAGTGGAAATTGAAATTATTGAAAATTAA
- a CDS encoding carboxypeptidase regulatory-like domain-containing protein — MKIIARIGFALLVFSIAWSCSQEEFIEKGQGTVRGRVVESETFTPIPNARVSSSPNTSTVFTDSSGYYTVTQVNEGDYSFEARKDGYIAKFEAVHVNTGGTTEMVFELVKQTVENLPPTVPVLTAPVDNATDQSLEVNLTWTCTDPEEDPITYKVTLRNDTNNNVVVYDDITTTSFTLTNLNYSTKYYWQVTANDGINPDVNSLTSSFRTLMFPNARYLFVRKTGDNNVIFTADDAGNELQITSDATNSFRPRKNTQANKIAFIRTTGGQGHIYTMRPDGSSVFKVTSNVPVAAFNGDYYNYCWRANGSQLIYANFDKLYRINADGSGLVLLFQTPNGKFISECDWSYDGTRIALKVNDLSGYSVEIYVIDMSGNVIANVLSGVNGAAGGLHLSVNNTKLVFTRDVSGYQSSDYRQLDNRIFMYDFTASTTTEVPVQRPAGYNDLDVRFSPNEAELIFVSTSNDGVSPRTITKYTMGTSGSRTALFSNGLMPDWK, encoded by the coding sequence ATGAAAATTATAGCCAGAATAGGATTCGCGCTTTTAGTATTCAGCATTGCGTGGTCCTGCAGTCAGGAAGAGTTTATAGAAAAAGGACAGGGAACCGTTAGGGGACGGGTTGTAGAATCGGAAACCTTTACACCCATTCCGAACGCCAGAGTCTCTTCCAGCCCGAATACCAGTACTGTTTTTACAGACTCATCCGGATATTATACCGTTACCCAGGTCAATGAAGGCGATTATTCCTTTGAAGCCAGAAAAGACGGTTATATAGCAAAATTTGAAGCCGTACACGTAAATACGGGCGGAACAACCGAAATGGTATTTGAACTTGTCAAACAAACGGTGGAAAATTTACCGCCAACGGTACCGGTACTGACCGCTCCGGTGGATAATGCTACAGACCAGTCGTTAGAAGTCAATCTGACCTGGACCTGTACCGATCCGGAAGAAGACCCGATAACGTACAAAGTGACATTGCGAAACGATACCAATAATAATGTGGTGGTTTATGACGACATCACAACCACCAGCTTTACGCTTACCAATTTAAATTACAGTACAAAATATTACTGGCAGGTAACGGCAAACGACGGAATCAATCCGGATGTAAACAGCCTGACCAGTTCTTTCAGAACACTGATGTTTCCAAACGCCAGATACCTGTTTGTAAGGAAAACGGGCGATAATAACGTTATTTTTACAGCCGATGATGCCGGGAATGAACTGCAGATCACCTCGGATGCGACAAACAGTTTCCGTCCAAGAAAAAATACCCAGGCGAATAAAATTGCCTTTATCCGGACAACCGGTGGTCAGGGACATATTTACACCATGCGTCCGGACGGTTCCAGTGTTTTTAAAGTGACCAGTAATGTACCGGTAGCGGCATTCAATGGCGATTATTATAACTATTGCTGGCGAGCAAACGGCAGTCAGCTGATCTACGCCAATTTTGATAAACTCTACCGCATTAATGCTGATGGCAGCGGACTGGTACTGCTCTTTCAGACACCTAACGGTAAGTTTATCTCGGAATGCGACTGGAGTTATGACGGCACCAGGATTGCTCTAAAAGTAAATGACCTGAGCGGATACAGCGTAGAAATATATGTGATTGATATGTCCGGAAATGTCATTGCCAATGTATTATCCGGAGTAAACGGAGCGGCAGGCGGTCTGCACCTGTCGGTTAACAATACGAAACTCGTGTTTACCCGCGATGTTTCCGGATACCAGAGCAGCGATTACAGACAATTGGACAACAGAATATTTATGTATGATTTTACGGCCAGTACAACAACAGAAGTACCGGTTCAGCGGCCTGCCGGGTATAACGACCTCGATGTGCGTTTTTCGCCCAATGAAGCAGAACTGATTTTTGTGAGCACCTCAAACGACGGCGTTTCTCCGAGAACCATTACAAAATATACGATGGGAACAAGCGGTTCCCGTACGGCACTGTTTAGTAACGGACTAATGCCCGATTGGAAATAA